The genomic DNA GTTATTATAACGGATACGGATTTCGTATTTGACAATAGGAGCTGAACTCCCGCTTTTATCATACTTTTGAATGAACTGGACTGCTTGTTCCACGGATTCACACTCTACCGCTTCCCCATGAAGAGGAAGTATATGTACCAATTCAATGTATCTGGTTGCAAATCGTTCAAGATTATACATAAACTGCTGTACTTCATCCTTATTCTTCTCGAATAATACCTTACACACTTCTTTATGGGCAGATTTCGGAAGCGCTTCCCAAGCGCGAACCTTTTTCAATACCTCTTCGTCCGATGTGTTTTCATCAAAGGATGCATCAATCCCGACTGCCTTAAAAGCTTCAACAACCATATCATACGGAAAATAAAGGATTTTAAATCCCAAAGACTGAAGTTGCGTAAGTGATCCGTCAGTAAAATCTCCAGCAAGAATTACGCCTGTAAATGGAGCCGCAAGGTGGTGAGTCTGTACAAGAGGGAGTATTGCCCCCTG from Planifilum fimeticola includes the following:
- a CDS encoding DNA methylase codes for the protein MDKRVTNMAQSPTHKFGQIIGELLEAAIEPLLADFAKRHGLYLDKKGPRPARGTQKKVSWTDLYGNTHDLDFVLERGGTKDKFGTPVAFIESAWRRYTKHSRNKAQEIQGAILPLVQTHHLAAPFTGVILAGDFTDGSLTQLQSLGFKILYFPYDMVVEAFKAVGIDASFDENTSDEEVLKKVRAWEALPKSAHKEVCKVLFEKNKDEVQQFMYNLERFATRYIELVHILPLHGEAVECESVEQAVQFIQKYDKSGSSAPIVKYEIRIRYNNGDKIEAQFESKESAIQFLRSYQQPTLRPSHCSEN